The Pseudomonas azadiae genome includes a window with the following:
- a CDS encoding MdtA/MuxA family multidrug efflux RND transporter periplasmic adaptor subunit, giving the protein MVDHSMQSSPRHSRRWLFGLLVLLVIAGLCWKFWPGGAAHKDAPAGHASKTGMARPGFGGAAGPVPVRVAPAVLGEFPVYYKALGTVTALNTINVRSRVGGELVKIAFEEGQMVKAGDLLAEIDPRSYQNALLQAQGTLMQNQAQLKNAQVDVQRYRDLYAQDSIAKQTLDTAEALVLQYQGTVKTNQGAVDDAKLNLEFTKIRAPISGRVGLRQVDVGNLVAANDTTFLAVITQTQPISVVFTLPENTLETVLARYRAGNKLPVEAWDRGDVKVQATGVLQSLDNQIDVTTGTLKFKARFDNKDQALFPNQFVNVHLLADTLHNVVLAPSAAIQFGNAGTFVYVLDGDKKVKVQPLVVGDTDGENTVIKEGLKAGDRVVLEGTDRLKDGSEIEVVNDSSEVPTTPTEHLQGKPAAKGETGTTAGKAQKVGS; this is encoded by the coding sequence ATGGTTGATCACTCCATGCAATCCTCCCCCCGCCACTCCCGCCGCTGGTTGTTCGGCCTGCTCGTGCTGCTGGTTATCGCCGGCCTGTGCTGGAAATTCTGGCCCGGCGGTGCCGCCCACAAAGACGCGCCGGCCGGCCACGCCAGCAAGACCGGCATGGCGCGCCCGGGGTTTGGCGGCGCCGCCGGCCCGGTGCCCGTGCGCGTAGCGCCTGCGGTACTGGGTGAGTTCCCGGTGTACTACAAGGCGTTGGGTACGGTGACCGCACTGAACACCATCAATGTGCGCAGCCGGGTGGGCGGCGAGCTGGTGAAGATCGCCTTTGAAGAAGGGCAGATGGTCAAGGCCGGCGACCTGCTGGCCGAGATCGACCCGCGCAGCTACCAGAACGCCTTGCTCCAGGCCCAGGGGACGCTGATGCAGAACCAGGCCCAGTTGAAGAACGCCCAGGTCGATGTGCAGCGCTATCGCGACCTCTACGCCCAGGACAGCATCGCCAAGCAGACCCTGGACACCGCCGAAGCGTTGGTCCTGCAATACCAGGGCACGGTCAAGACCAACCAGGGCGCGGTGGACGACGCCAAGCTCAACCTGGAGTTCACCAAGATCCGCGCGCCGATCAGCGGCCGCGTCGGCCTGCGTCAGGTCGATGTCGGCAACCTGGTTGCGGCCAACGACACCACGTTCCTCGCCGTGATCACCCAGACCCAGCCGATCAGCGTGGTCTTCACCCTGCCGGAAAACACCCTGGAAACCGTACTGGCCCGCTACCGCGCCGGTAACAAGCTGCCCGTGGAAGCCTGGGACCGTGGCGACGTGAAAGTGCAAGCCACCGGCGTGCTGCAGAGCCTGGACAACCAGATCGACGTGACCACCGGCACCCTGAAATTCAAGGCACGCTTCGATAACAAGGACCAGGCGCTGTTCCCCAACCAGTTCGTCAATGTGCACCTGCTCGCCGACACCCTGCACAACGTGGTCCTGGCGCCGTCGGCGGCGATTCAGTTCGGCAACGCCGGTACCTTTGTCTACGTGCTAGACGGTGACAAGAAGGTCAAGGTGCAGCCGCTGGTGGTCGGTGACACCGACGGCGAGAACACCGTGATCAAAGAGGGCCTGAAGGCCGGCGACCGCGTCGTGCTGGAAGGCACCGACCGATTGAAGGACGGCAGCGAGATCGAAGTGGTGAATGACAGCAGCGAAGTACCGACCACTCCGACCGAACACCTGCAAGGCAAGCCCGCCGCGAAAGGGGAGACCGGCACCACCGCCGGCAAGGCGCAAAAGGTCGGTTCATGA
- a CDS encoding GNAT family N-acetyltransferase, producing the protein MIRDARPSDAHSIASVHVSSWQQAYLDLMPADFLASLTATLPKREAHWTHAIESKESDVLVSEVDGKVTGWISVGPCRDEDKACAEAGEVMAIYVLAEYWGKGIGAQLWASGLKRLVDQGYKVITLWVLAENQRAVRFYQALGGREELGSRRTLVRGGVALDEVRYVWER; encoded by the coding sequence ATGATTCGCGATGCACGTCCCAGCGATGCACATAGCATCGCCAGCGTTCACGTCAGTAGCTGGCAACAAGCTTATCTTGATCTGATGCCCGCTGATTTTTTGGCCTCCCTTACTGCGACTTTGCCCAAGAGGGAAGCGCATTGGACTCATGCGATTGAAAGCAAAGAGTCTGACGTTTTAGTTTCAGAGGTGGATGGAAAGGTTACTGGTTGGATTTCAGTGGGGCCTTGCCGGGATGAAGACAAGGCTTGCGCAGAAGCGGGAGAGGTCATGGCCATCTACGTGTTGGCAGAATACTGGGGCAAGGGTATAGGCGCCCAGTTATGGGCGTCAGGTTTAAAGCGTTTGGTTGATCAGGGTTATAAGGTGATTACCTTATGGGTTTTAGCTGAAAACCAAAGAGCTGTGCGCTTCTATCAAGCGCTCGGGGGGAGGGAAGAGCTTGGCAGCCGTCGCACGCTCGTTCGTGGCGGGGTGGCCCTGGATGAGGTGAGGTACGTTTGGGAGCGTTAG
- a CDS encoding glycosyltransferase: MNQPATKVLVIGYVWPEPRSSAAGGHMMQILESFLTQGWDITFSSPATIGEHKADLPALGIAECAIELNNSSFDDFIRALAPDIVVFDRFMMEEQFGWRVEQCCPNALRVLETSDLQSLRDARRQRLKDHLKAHPDSDDFSALFSPALPAEFQLMADTDLAKREIAAIYRCDISLMISDVEIRLLTEQFKVPAALLHWCPLMLEPPAEAFAPFEDRAHFLSIGNFRHAPNWDAVLWMKNSLWPLIRQQLPGAQLHIYGAYTPPKATALHNPTQGFHVMNWAEDALQVMTAARICLAPLRFGAGIKGKLADAMLCGTPNITTPIGAEAMGDDQPWPGVIAHDAPALAAAAVALYQDRERWTQAQEHGRRLLARRYDRALHGPALVDCLERCRRNLAAHRRDNFTGSMLRHHAHKSTQYMSQWIEAKNRNI; encoded by the coding sequence ATGAATCAGCCTGCCACCAAAGTCCTGGTCATTGGTTATGTCTGGCCAGAGCCGCGCTCTTCAGCCGCAGGCGGGCACATGATGCAGATTCTTGAGAGCTTTCTTACGCAAGGTTGGGACATCACCTTCAGCAGCCCGGCAACCATCGGCGAGCACAAGGCCGATCTGCCTGCGCTGGGCATCGCCGAATGCGCCATTGAACTGAATAACAGCAGTTTCGACGACTTTATTCGCGCACTGGCCCCGGATATCGTGGTGTTTGACCGCTTCATGATGGAAGAACAGTTCGGCTGGCGTGTGGAGCAATGCTGCCCCAACGCGCTGCGCGTGCTGGAAACTTCCGACCTGCAAAGCCTGCGCGACGCACGTCGCCAGCGCCTCAAGGATCACCTGAAGGCGCACCCGGACAGCGACGACTTCAGCGCACTGTTTTCCCCGGCGCTGCCCGCAGAATTCCAGCTGATGGCCGACACCGACCTGGCAAAGCGCGAAATCGCGGCGATTTACCGCTGCGATATCAGCCTGATGATCTCCGACGTGGAAATCCGCCTGCTGACCGAGCAATTCAAAGTGCCGGCCGCCCTGCTCCACTGGTGCCCGCTGATGCTGGAGCCACCCGCCGAGGCGTTCGCGCCGTTTGAAGATCGCGCGCACTTCCTCAGCATCGGCAACTTTCGCCACGCGCCCAACTGGGATGCGGTGCTGTGGATGAAGAACAGCCTGTGGCCGCTGATCCGTCAGCAACTGCCGGGGGCCCAACTGCATATCTACGGCGCTTATACGCCGCCCAAGGCCACCGCCCTGCACAACCCGACGCAGGGTTTTCATGTGATGAACTGGGCCGAAGACGCCCTGCAAGTGATGACCGCCGCGCGCATCTGCCTGGCGCCCCTGCGTTTCGGCGCAGGTATCAAGGGCAAGCTGGCGGATGCGATGCTCTGTGGCACGCCGAATATCACCACGCCGATCGGCGCCGAAGCCATGGGCGATGACCAGCCCTGGCCCGGCGTGATCGCACACGACGCCCCGGCCCTCGCCGCCGCTGCCGTGGCCCTCTACCAGGACCGCGAGCGCTGGACCCAGGCCCAGGAACACGGGCGCCGGCTGCTGGCCCGGCGTTATGACCGGGCTCTGCATGGGCCAGCCTTGGTCGATTGCCTGGAGCGATGCCGCCGCAACCTCGCCGCCCATCGCCGGGACAACTTCACCGGCAGCATGCTGCGCCATCACGCGCACAAGAGTACCCAGTACATGTCCCAGTGGATCGAGGCAAAAAACCGCAACATTTAG
- the tpx gene encoding thiol peroxidase: MAQVTLKGNPVQVEGQLPQVGTQAADFTLTAGDLSNATLATFAGKRKVLNIFPSVDTPTCATSVRKFNAQANDVENTVVLCISSDLPFAQARFCGSEGLDNVKNLSDFRNADFAVDYGVSIADGPLQGLTARAVVVLDENDKVLHSELVSEIGQEPNYEAALSVLK, encoded by the coding sequence ATGGCTCAAGTCACCCTCAAAGGCAACCCGGTCCAGGTTGAAGGCCAATTGCCGCAAGTCGGCACCCAGGCTGCTGACTTCACCCTGACCGCCGGCGATCTGTCGAACGCGACCCTCGCCACTTTCGCCGGCAAGCGCAAAGTGCTGAATATCTTCCCAAGCGTCGACACCCCTACCTGTGCCACTTCGGTACGCAAGTTCAACGCCCAGGCCAACGATGTGGAAAACACCGTGGTGCTGTGCATCTCCTCCGATCTGCCGTTCGCCCAGGCACGTTTCTGCGGCTCCGAAGGGCTGGACAACGTGAAGAACCTGTCGGACTTCCGCAACGCCGACTTCGCGGTCGACTACGGCGTTTCCATCGCTGACGGTCCGCTGCAAGGCCTGACGGCGCGTGCGGTCGTGGTGCTGGACGAAAATGACAAGGTGCTGCACAGCGAACTGGTCAGCGAAATCGGCCAGGAGCCAAACTACGAAGCCGCCCTGTCTGTTCTGAAGTAA
- a CDS encoding AraC family transcriptional regulator: MTRATRITDPSYELMDDHNGLSIIYRQHGFPCPLVRWHFHKEYELHLIVASSGKVFIGDYIGNFYPESLFLTGPNLPHNWISQVEEGEVVPKRDMLVNFTDELFEQGSHTFAELKSLAPLLERAQYGIEFRSKKTIAQAMALMQRIEEAQGMARLGHFFILLEVLSACDDYQLLSGVTTPQQADEHSIDRTNRAVDYIFAHYARELPLEEVAHYLDMKPTYFSRVFKQATGRTFIEFVNRLRISKSCELLADGDKAVTDVCFESGFNNISNFNRRFQQLKGMTPSHYRRLAVQRLTEQNLA, translated from the coding sequence ATGACCCGAGCAACGCGTATCACCGACCCTTCCTACGAGCTGATGGACGATCACAACGGTCTGTCCATCATCTATCGCCAGCACGGTTTCCCCTGCCCGCTGGTGCGCTGGCATTTTCACAAGGAATACGAACTGCACCTGATCGTCGCCAGCTCGGGCAAGGTGTTTATCGGCGACTACATCGGCAACTTCTACCCCGAAAGCCTGTTCCTCACCGGCCCCAACCTACCGCATAACTGGATCAGCCAGGTGGAGGAAGGCGAAGTAGTGCCCAAGCGCGACATGTTGGTGAACTTCACCGATGAGCTGTTCGAGCAAGGCAGCCATACGTTTGCCGAGCTCAAGAGCCTGGCGCCCTTGCTGGAGCGTGCGCAATACGGCATCGAATTCCGCAGCAAAAAAACCATCGCCCAGGCCATGGCCCTGATGCAGCGCATTGAGGAAGCCCAAGGCATGGCGCGCCTGGGGCATTTTTTCATTTTGCTGGAAGTGCTGAGCGCCTGTGACGACTACCAACTGCTCTCCGGGGTGACCACGCCACAGCAAGCCGATGAACACAGCATCGATCGCACCAACCGGGCGGTGGACTACATCTTTGCCCACTACGCGAGGGAGTTGCCCCTGGAAGAAGTTGCACACTACCTGGACATGAAGCCGACGTATTTTTCCCGGGTATTCAAACAGGCCACCGGGCGTACGTTTATTGAGTTCGTCAATCGGCTGCGGATCAGCAAATCCTGCGAACTGCTGGCCGATGGCGACAAGGCGGTGACGGATGTGTGCTTTGAGTCGGGGTTCAACAATATTTCCAACTTCAATCGGCGGTTTCAGCAGCTTAAGGGGATGACGCCGTCTCACTATCGGCGGTTGGCGGTGCAGCGGTTGACGGAGCAGAATTTGGCTTGA
- a CDS encoding DUF6392 family protein → MGAPATKLWVESLGLGFIELVASGKIPSQPLVKPFEDSDWPTMRPVEGVELLFNDRTKSLKQILITLIPTVGQPVYAGQLPQPFKLDMDQRYVREVLGVPIKSKPSVKLPGGLGMRGGADIYHLDQKAHPNVMVTLSYLENFRVNNISFSLIDSGHD, encoded by the coding sequence ATGGGTGCGCCAGCGACTAAGTTGTGGGTAGAGAGTTTAGGACTTGGTTTTATCGAACTTGTAGCAAGTGGGAAGATTCCCAGTCAACCGCTGGTGAAGCCATTTGAGGACAGCGATTGGCCGACCATGCGTCCAGTAGAGGGAGTGGAGTTGCTCTTCAATGACAGGACCAAGTCCCTGAAGCAGATTTTGATCACACTCATCCCGACGGTCGGGCAACCGGTTTATGCCGGGCAATTACCTCAACCGTTCAAGTTAGATATGGATCAACGATACGTACGTGAGGTTTTAGGTGTGCCCATTAAATCCAAGCCCTCCGTAAAACTGCCAGGTGGATTGGGTATGCGGGGCGGAGCGGACATATATCATTTGGACCAAAAGGCACATCCCAACGTGATGGTGACTCTCAGCTATCTGGAAAATTTTAGAGTTAACAATATAAGTTTCTCCTTGATTGATTCCGGACACGATTGA
- a CDS encoding MdtB/MuxB family multidrug efflux RND transporter permease subunit: MNLSRLFILRPVATTLSMLAIVLAGIISYRLLPVSALPQVDYPTIRVMTLYPGASPDVMTSAVTAPLERQFGQMPGLTQMASTSSGGASVLTLRFNLDINMDVAEQQVQAAINAATNLLPKDLPAPPVYNKVNPADTPVLTLAITSKTMLLPKLNDLVDTRMAQKIAQISGVGMVSIAGGQRQAVRIKVNPEALAANGLNLSDVRTLIAASNVNQPKGNFDGPTRVSMLDANDQLVSPAQYAELILAYNNGAPLRLKDVAQIVDGAENERLAAWANENQAVLLNIQRQPGANVIEVVDRIKALLPSITDNLPAGLDVTVLTDRTQTIRASVTDVQHELLIAIALVVMVTFLFLRRFSATLIPSIAVPLSLVGTFGVMYLAGFSINNLTLMALTIATGFVVDDAIVMLENISRHIEEGETPLAAALKGARQIGFTLISLTLSLIAVLIPLLFMADVVGRLFREFAITLAVAILISLVVSLTLTPMMCARLLKREPKEEDQSRFYKASGAWIDWLIARYGSLLQWVLRHQPLTLLAAIATLGLTVVLYLVVPKGFFPVQDTGVIQGISEAPQSISFAAMSQRQQALAKIILADPAVQSLSSYIGVDGDNATLNSGRLLINLKPHGQRDLSAAQVITRLQPEIDKLVGIRLFMQPVQDLTIEDRVSRTQYQFSMSSPDAELLALWSEKLVHALGRLPELTDVASDLQDKGLQVYLVIDRDAASRLGVSVSTITDALYDAFGQRQISTIYTQASQYRVVLQAQSGETLGPDALNQIHVKTTDGGQVRLSSLAHVEQRQAQLAIAHIGQFPAVMMSFNLAPGVALGKGVELINQTQKDIGMPVGVQTQFQGAAQAFEASLSSTLLLILAAVVTMYIVLGVLYESYIHPITILSTLPSAAVGALLALLLSGNDLGMIAIIGIILLIGIVKKNAIMMIDFALDAERNQGLDPQTAIYQAALLRFRPILMTTLAALFGAVPLMLATGSGAELRQPLGLVMVGGLLVSQVLTLFTTPVIYLYFDRLGRRWRKEPQSLEPVEP, encoded by the coding sequence ATGAACCTGTCGCGTCTGTTCATCCTTCGCCCGGTCGCGACCACGCTGAGCATGCTGGCCATTGTATTGGCCGGCATCATTTCGTACCGCTTGTTGCCGGTATCGGCCTTGCCCCAGGTGGATTACCCGACGATCCGGGTGATGACCCTGTACCCCGGCGCAAGCCCGGATGTGATGACCAGCGCCGTCACCGCGCCGCTGGAGCGCCAGTTCGGGCAGATGCCCGGCCTTACGCAGATGGCGTCTACAAGCTCCGGCGGTGCGTCGGTGCTGACCCTGCGTTTCAACCTCGACATCAATATGGACGTCGCCGAGCAACAGGTGCAGGCCGCGATCAACGCCGCCACCAACCTGTTGCCCAAGGATTTGCCGGCGCCGCCGGTGTACAACAAGGTCAACCCGGCGGACACGCCGGTGCTGACCCTGGCCATCACTTCCAAGACCATGCTGCTGCCCAAGCTCAATGACCTGGTCGACACGCGCATGGCGCAGAAAATCGCGCAAATCAGCGGCGTCGGCATGGTCAGCATCGCCGGTGGCCAGCGCCAGGCCGTGCGCATCAAGGTCAACCCCGAGGCCCTGGCGGCCAACGGGCTGAACCTGTCGGACGTGCGCACCCTGATCGCCGCGTCCAACGTCAACCAGCCCAAGGGCAACTTCGACGGCCCCACGCGGGTGTCGATGCTCGACGCCAACGATCAGTTGGTCTCGCCCGCGCAATACGCCGAGCTGATCCTGGCCTACAACAACGGCGCGCCGCTGCGCCTCAAGGACGTGGCCCAGATCGTCGACGGCGCCGAAAACGAGCGCCTCGCCGCCTGGGCCAATGAAAACCAGGCCGTGCTGCTGAACATCCAGCGCCAGCCGGGGGCCAACGTGATCGAGGTGGTGGACCGCATAAAGGCGCTGCTGCCGAGCATCACCGACAACTTGCCGGCCGGTCTCGACGTGACCGTGCTCACCGACCGCACCCAGACCATCCGCGCCTCGGTCACCGACGTGCAGCACGAATTGCTGATCGCCATTGCCCTGGTGGTGATGGTGACGTTCCTGTTCCTGCGCCGCTTCAGCGCCACGCTCATTCCGTCCATCGCCGTGCCGCTGTCGCTGGTGGGCACCTTTGGCGTGATGTACCTGGCGGGGTTCTCCATCAACAACCTGACACTGATGGCCCTGACCATCGCCACCGGGTTTGTGGTGGACGATGCCATCGTGATGCTGGAAAACATCTCGCGCCATATCGAAGAAGGCGAAACGCCGCTGGCCGCCGCGCTCAAGGGCGCCAGGCAGATCGGTTTCACCCTGATTTCCCTGACCCTGTCGCTGATCGCCGTGTTGATCCCGCTGCTGTTCATGGCCGACGTGGTGGGGCGGCTGTTCCGTGAATTCGCCATCACCCTGGCGGTGGCAATCCTGATTTCCCTGGTGGTGTCGCTGACGCTCACGCCGATGATGTGCGCGCGGCTGCTCAAGCGTGAACCCAAGGAAGAGGACCAAAGCCGCTTCTACAAGGCCAGCGGCGCCTGGATCGACTGGCTGATCGCGCGCTACGGCAGCCTGTTGCAGTGGGTGCTCAGGCACCAGCCGCTGACGTTGCTGGCGGCCATCGCCACCCTGGGCCTGACCGTGGTGCTGTACCTGGTGGTGCCCAAGGGCTTTTTCCCGGTGCAGGACACCGGCGTGATCCAGGGTATTTCCGAAGCGCCGCAGTCGATCTCATTCGCCGCCATGAGCCAGCGCCAGCAGGCACTGGCGAAGATCATCCTGGCGGACCCGGCGGTGCAAAGCCTGTCTTCGTATATTGGCGTGGACGGCGATAACGCCACCCTCAACAGCGGCCGCTTGCTGATCAACCTCAAGCCCCACGGCCAGCGCGACTTGAGCGCCGCCCAGGTGATCACCCGCCTGCAACCGGAAATCGACAAGCTGGTGGGCATCCGCCTGTTCATGCAGCCGGTGCAGGACCTGACCATCGAAGACCGCGTGAGCCGCACCCAGTACCAGTTCAGCATGTCTTCGCCGGACGCCGAGTTGCTGGCGCTGTGGAGCGAAAAACTGGTCCATGCGTTGGGCCGGTTGCCCGAGCTCACCGACGTTGCCAGCGACCTGCAGGATAAGGGCCTGCAGGTGTACCTGGTGATCGACCGCGACGCGGCTTCACGCCTGGGCGTCAGCGTGTCGACGATTACCGACGCGCTCTATGACGCCTTCGGCCAGCGGCAGATTTCCACCATCTACACCCAGGCCAGCCAATACCGCGTGGTGCTGCAGGCTCAATCGGGAGAAACCCTGGGGCCGGATGCGCTGAACCAGATCCATGTGAAGACCACCGACGGCGGCCAGGTGCGCCTGTCCAGCCTGGCCCACGTGGAGCAGCGCCAGGCCCAGTTGGCGATTGCGCATATCGGCCAGTTCCCGGCGGTGATGATGTCGTTCAACCTGGCGCCAGGCGTTGCCTTGGGCAAAGGCGTGGAACTGATCAACCAGACCCAGAAGGACATCGGCATGCCGGTGGGCGTGCAGACCCAGTTCCAGGGCGCGGCCCAGGCGTTCGAAGCCTCGCTGTCGAGCACCTTGCTGCTGATCCTGGCGGCGGTGGTGACCATGTACATCGTGCTCGGTGTGCTGTACGAGAGCTACATTCACCCGATCACCATTCTCTCGACCTTGCCGTCGGCGGCGGTGGGGGCGTTGCTGGCGTTGCTGCTCAGCGGCAATGACCTGGGCATGATCGCGATCATCGGCATCATTTTGCTGATCGGCATCGTCAAGAAGAACGCGATCATGATGATCGACTTCGCCCTCGACGCCGAACGCAATCAGGGGCTCGACCCGCAGACCGCGATCTACCAGGCAGCGCTGTTGCGCTTCCGGCCGATCCTCATGACCACGTTGGCGGCGCTGTTCGGCGCGGTGCCGCTGATGTTGGCCACCGGTTCCGGCGCAGAGTTGCGCCAGCCCCTGGGCCTGGTCATGGTTGGCGGTTTGCTGGTAAGCCAGGTGCTGACCCTGTTCACCACCCCGGTGATCTACCTGTACTTTGACCGCCTCGGCCGACGCTGGCGCAAAGAGCCGCAAAGCCTGGAGCCGGTTGAGCCATGA